In one Deltaproteobacteria bacterium genomic region, the following are encoded:
- a CDS encoding AAA domain-containing protein, with the protein MMEIAFYRERLTEKAQKMLSSAIEESQKRHHYYLGLEHLFISFSGVEKQLFQDLVKSVGLEPESVIYSLKEYLSISRQYLGVGMKIPPATKQVFRIAWETTQRNKRNLIEPPDIFLAIFHETHSIPARIFKSYGVDPQAALSKFSMHLKTREEKYEDLKKRYELPTNLRTFGVNLNLLAREGKIPPVIGREDEIDMILEILCHKDRCNSVMVTGDPGVGKTAVVEGVALRLEFEPHRVPPRLRGHQVVNLQMNTVVAGTVFRGMFEDRIEKIINELREKKNIILFVDEAHTIIGAGSAMGVPSDAANIFKSSLARGEVQMIGATTTTEYKEIIQEDEALSRRFRIVKIDEPTIEETREILYGLKPRLESNYGVVIDDEAIEMALSMSKRYARSLRLPDKVINWIDTAAVRVEIENKDKVVTSEDIIGVISKEIKTPVDIIKRDVVDRFAHIEEDLTARVVGQIEAIQAVGRALRLNKGPLKENYYKPDGVLLFLGPTGVGKTEMAKALSQCLFGDDQKMVRVDMSEYRDGTVSVDKLIGMPRGIVGSERGGILTNQIKDNPYTVVLLDEIEKADQYVLNLFLQVFDEGWLTDGRGKKVYFSDSIIIMTSNLGAGEYSRLTKPLGFDVGDANYESVKKSVINLVEERFSPEFINRIDDVIVFRFLPMEEVRKIAEMYLKTIKKTMAEYGKDLQYSDESLGFLSEIGFSIKYGARFLKRTIDEKVKIPITLMWNESDMFYLDLVEGDLVVNQKEVGV; encoded by the coding sequence ATGATGGAGATCGCGTTCTACAGAGAGAGACTTACCGAGAAAGCACAGAAGATGCTTTCAAGTGCCATCGAGGAGTCCCAGAAGAGGCATCACTACTACCTCGGGCTCGAACACCTCTTCATATCCTTTTCGGGGGTTGAAAAGCAGCTCTTTCAGGACCTGGTAAAGAGCGTCGGCCTCGAGCCTGAGTCGGTAATATACAGCCTGAAGGAGTACTTGAGCATCTCGCGGCAATACCTGGGTGTGGGCATGAAGATCCCCCCTGCGACGAAACAGGTGTTTCGCATCGCGTGGGAAACCACACAGAGGAACAAGAGAAATCTCATCGAACCTCCCGATATTTTTCTTGCAATCTTCCACGAGACACATTCGATACCGGCAAGAATTTTCAAGAGTTACGGGGTCGATCCGCAGGCAGCCCTTTCGAAGTTCAGCATGCACCTGAAGACGCGGGAGGAAAAATACGAAGACCTCAAGAAGAGATACGAGCTTCCCACTAACCTTCGCACCTTTGGTGTGAACCTGAACCTGCTGGCAAGGGAGGGAAAAATTCCCCCCGTCATCGGAAGGGAAGATGAGATCGATATGATTCTCGAAATTCTCTGCCACAAGGACAGGTGCAATTCGGTGATGGTTACGGGGGATCCCGGTGTGGGTAAGACCGCCGTTGTGGAGGGCGTTGCGCTGCGCCTCGAGTTCGAGCCCCACAGGGTGCCCCCGCGGCTGAGAGGCCACCAGGTGGTCAACCTTCAGATGAACACGGTTGTCGCCGGTACGGTATTCAGGGGTATGTTCGAGGACAGGATCGAGAAGATCATAAATGAGCTCAGAGAGAAAAAGAACATAATTCTCTTTGTCGACGAGGCCCACACAATTATCGGGGCCGGGTCCGCCATGGGTGTTCCTTCCGATGCGGCGAACATATTCAAGTCCTCCCTGGCGCGGGGTGAAGTGCAGATGATAGGGGCAACGACCACGACGGAATACAAGGAAATTATCCAGGAAGACGAGGCTCTGTCGAGGAGGTTCAGAATCGTAAAAATCGACGAGCCCACCATAGAGGAAACGCGGGAGATACTCTACGGCCTCAAACCCCGTCTCGAGTCTAATTATGGCGTGGTGATAGACGATGAGGCAATAGAGATGGCTCTTTCCATGTCCAAGAGATATGCAAGGTCGCTGAGGCTCCCCGATAAGGTTATCAACTGGATCGATACGGCAGCGGTTAGGGTTGAAATCGAGAACAAGGACAAAGTCGTCACATCCGAGGATATCATCGGCGTGATATCGAAGGAGATCAAGACACCGGTAGACATAATCAAGCGGGATGTTGTGGACAGGTTCGCCCATATCGAGGAGGACCTTACGGCGAGAGTGGTGGGACAGATCGAGGCAATCCAGGCCGTGGGCAGGGCGCTGCGCCTGAACAAGGGGCCCCTGAAGGAAAATTATTACAAGCCGGACGGCGTTCTGCTTTTCCTGGGGCCGACGGGTGTGGGCAAGACGGAGATGGCAAAGGCGCTGTCACAATGCCTTTTCGGTGATGATCAGAAGATGGTGAGGGTGGATATGTCGGAGTACCGGGACGGCACCGTCTCGGTAGATAAACTTATCGGCATGCCCCGGGGAATCGTCGGCTCCGAGAGAGGCGGGATTTTGACGAATCAGATAAAAGACAACCCCTACACCGTGGTCCTCCTGGACGAGATCGAAAAGGCTGACCAGTACGTTCTCAACCTTTTCCTCCAGGTTTTCGATGAAGGGTGGCTCACCGACGGCAGGGGCAAAAAGGTATACTTCAGCGATTCGATCATAATCATGACGAGCAACCTGGGTGCCGGCGAGTATTCGAGGCTGACAAAGCCGCTGGGCTTTGACGTGGGAGATGCCAACTACGAATCGGTGAAAAAGAGCGTGATAAATCTCGTTGAGGAACGCTTTTCGCCCGAGTTTATAAATCGAATTGACGATGTGATCGTCTTCAGGTTCCTCCCGATGGAGGAGGTGAGGAAAATAGCGGAAATGTACCTGAAAACGATCAAGAAGACGATGGCCGAATACGGAAAGGACCTCCAGTACTCGGATGAATCTCTGGGTTTTCTCTCTGAAATCGGGTTCAGCATCAAATACGGCGCACGGTTTCTCAAGAGGACGATAGATGAGAAAGTGAAGATCCCGATAACGCTCATGTGGAATGAGTCGGACATGTTTTACCTCGATCTCGTTGAGGGGGATCTCGTGGTGAACCAAAAGGAGGTTGGTGTATAG